From Mustela erminea isolate mMusErm1 chromosome 1, mMusErm1.Pri, whole genome shotgun sequence, a single genomic window includes:
- the SELENOK gene encoding selenoprotein K, which produces MVYISNGQVLDSRSQSPWRLSFITDFFWGIAEFVVLFFKTLLQQDVKKRRGYGSSSDSRYDDGRGPPGNPPRRMGRINHLRGPSPPPMAGGUGR; this is translated from the exons ATGGTTTACATCTCGAATG GACAAGTATTGGACAGCCGGAGTCAGTCCCCATGGAGATTATCTTTCATAACAGATTTCTTCTGGGGAATAGCAGAGTTCGTGGTTTTGTT TTTCAAGACTCTGCTTCAGCAAGATGTGAAAAAGAGAAGAGGCTATGGAAGTTCCTCTGATTCCAGATACGATGATGGAAGAGG gcCACCAGGCAACCCTCCCAGAAGAATGGGTCGAATTAATCATCTGCGTGGCCCTAGTCCTCCGCCAATGGCTGGTGGATGAGGAAggtaa